A genomic stretch from Bacillus sp. N1-1 includes:
- a CDS encoding 3-hydroxybutyrate dehydrogenase, with the protein MLEGKCALITGSGQGIGLEIATEFAKAGAKVMLNDINEDTLKESVESLTSQGFTVEGVVANVAKEEDVKNAIEETVKKFGRIDILVNNAGIQHVAPIEEFPSEKYGLILDIMLKGPFYGIKYAFPIMKEQGYGRILNMASINGLIGFAGKAGYNSAKHGVIGLTKVAALEGADYGITVNAICPGYVDTPLVQNQLEDLAKTRNIEKEKALEQVIYPLVPQKRLIQVQEVADYSIFLVSEKAKSITGQAAVIDGGYTAQ; encoded by the coding sequence ATGCTTGAAGGAAAATGTGCGTTAATTACAGGATCTGGTCAAGGAATTGGGCTAGAGATCGCTACTGAATTCGCGAAGGCCGGAGCTAAGGTAATGCTCAATGATATTAATGAAGACACCCTTAAGGAGTCTGTTGAAAGCTTAACATCTCAAGGCTTTACGGTTGAAGGCGTTGTTGCGAACGTTGCGAAAGAAGAAGATGTGAAGAACGCTATTGAAGAAACCGTCAAGAAATTTGGACGTATTGATATTCTTGTTAACAATGCAGGAATCCAACATGTGGCGCCAATCGAAGAGTTCCCAAGTGAAAAGTACGGGTTAATTCTTGATATTATGCTAAAGGGACCATTCTACGGCATCAAATATGCTTTTCCAATTATGAAAGAGCAAGGATATGGCCGTATCCTAAACATGGCTTCCATTAATGGATTGATCGGTTTTGCTGGAAAAGCAGGTTACAACAGCGCAAAGCACGGCGTCATTGGCCTTACGAAAGTAGCAGCACTTGAAGGCGCAGACTACGGCATTACCGTAAATGCGATATGCCCGGGGTACGTTGATACACCGCTCGTACAAAATCAATTGGAAGACCTTGCGAAAACACGTAATATCGAAAAAGAGAAAGCGTTAGAACAAGTCATTTATCCACTCGTTCCTCAGAAGCGTTTAATCCAAGTACAAGAAGTCGCTGACTACTCCATTTTCCTAGTTAGTGAGAAAGCGAAAAGCATTACAGGTCAAGCTGCTGTTATCGATGGTGGTTATACCGCTCAATAA
- a CDS encoding GntP family permease — MISIIVGLALLMLLAYLGWSIIWIAPLVSGIVALLSGMNILESYTGTYMEGFVDFAKAYFPIFLFGAIFGKLMEDTGAAQSVAYKISNLIGEKRAILGMLISAAILTYGGVSLFVVVFAVYPLAVAMFRQANVSRKLLPSTFVLGAFTFTMTALPGTPQIQNIIPINTFKTSTMAAPILGIVAGLIMAVGGYFYLKFREKQLAKNGEEFTEPKGSNEVKSINEDELPNWILSVIPLIAVVVTLNAFENLSILIALGIGILLIMLFNIKNYKQFIKAINGGASGSVMATINTSAAVGFGSVVTASPGFEAVKDLIFAIPLSPYFSEAFAVQLLAMITGSASGGMGIALEALGSEYYDIAINNNLSLEAFHRITAVASGASILPHNGALLTLFTVTGLTHKDSYKDVFVVGLIIPMIATIAIIFLAMMGIN; from the coding sequence ATGATTAGTATTATTGTTGGTCTCGCTCTCTTAATGCTCCTCGCTTACCTTGGATGGTCGATTATTTGGATTGCGCCATTGGTATCTGGAATTGTTGCATTATTGAGCGGAATGAATATTCTTGAATCCTATACAGGAACGTATATGGAAGGATTCGTTGATTTCGCGAAAGCGTATTTCCCAATTTTCTTATTTGGAGCGATTTTTGGGAAGTTAATGGAGGACACTGGGGCAGCGCAGTCCGTTGCTTATAAAATTTCAAACTTAATCGGAGAGAAACGTGCGATTCTTGGGATGTTGATCTCAGCAGCGATTCTTACATACGGAGGCGTTAGTCTCTTTGTTGTTGTATTCGCCGTATATCCACTCGCCGTGGCAATGTTCCGCCAGGCTAACGTTTCACGTAAGCTTCTTCCATCAACGTTTGTGCTAGGTGCTTTTACATTTACGATGACTGCACTGCCAGGTACACCACAAATTCAAAACATCATTCCGATTAATACGTTTAAAACATCGACGATGGCAGCGCCGATTCTTGGAATTGTCGCTGGTTTAATTATGGCAGTAGGTGGTTATTTCTATCTGAAATTCCGTGAGAAACAGCTCGCGAAGAATGGTGAGGAATTTACTGAACCTAAAGGGTCAAACGAAGTAAAAAGTATTAATGAAGATGAGCTTCCGAACTGGATTTTATCTGTGATTCCGTTAATCGCTGTTGTAGTGACGCTAAATGCATTTGAAAACTTAAGCATTTTGATTGCACTTGGCATCGGAATTCTTCTCATCATGCTCTTTAATATTAAAAATTACAAGCAGTTCATTAAAGCGATTAATGGCGGAGCATCTGGATCTGTAATGGCGACAATCAATACAAGTGCTGCCGTTGGTTTCGGCTCAGTCGTTACTGCTTCACCTGGTTTTGAAGCAGTGAAAGATCTGATCTTCGCGATTCCACTTAGTCCGTATTTTTCAGAAGCCTTTGCTGTTCAGCTTTTAGCGATGATTACAGGTTCAGCTTCTGGTGGTATGGGAATTGCGCTTGAAGCGCTCGGTAGCGAATACTATGACATAGCAATTAATAACAACCTTAGTTTAGAAGCGTTCCACCGCATCACAGCCGTTGCTTCTGGGGCATCAATCCTGCCGCATAACGGTGCTCTTCTTACGTTATTTACGGTTACCGGACTAACGCACAAAGACTCCTATAAAGATGTATTTGTGGTTGGTTTAATTATCCCGATGATCGCAACGATCGCCATTATCTTCCTCGCGATGATGGGCATTAACTAA
- a CDS encoding DUF4306 domain-containing protein has translation MKKRGFFKLYSMLCLLSVFGYSYWAISWTASQLPALSTWKSHLIFTPRTVVASKDIYEIDMFLYALKVVPLMASVCLLSLLMMIGIGIYYVKKQLSYVGEKKITSS, from the coding sequence GTGAAGAAAAGGGGTTTCTTCAAACTTTACTCGATGCTTTGTCTGCTTAGTGTTTTTGGGTATTCCTACTGGGCCATTTCTTGGACGGCAAGTCAATTGCCGGCACTTTCGACTTGGAAAAGCCATCTTATTTTCACACCGAGGACGGTTGTAGCTTCTAAAGACATTTATGAAATTGATATGTTTTTGTATGCACTTAAAGTAGTGCCTCTAATGGCAAGTGTTTGTCTTCTTTCTTTGTTGATGATGATTGGAATTGGGATATATTATGTGAAAAAGCAGCTGTCGTATGTTGGGGAAAAGAAGATCACAAGTTCATAA
- a CDS encoding Glu/Leu/Phe/Val dehydrogenase, producing MKLASKYGEVVQESLHALLEDQSFLPNFKDEDRENAFKSLESILSTPNQIQKSFLRVPLENGKILRIPAFRVQHNNAIGPYKGGIRFHETVEEDEVINLATLMTLKNALHDVPFGGGKGGVVINPREFSEKELHTISKTYVQNFSDILGPDKDIPAPDVGTGEREMDWMMGEYKSIHPGRPYRGSFTGKSQVNGGSLGRREATGKGVYYTLRYMLHNFVKENEEWFKKNDNRFAKTALEHSKRPLTIGIQGFGNVGSVAALESYSCNYLNTKVVAVSDRNVTLYNGDGLDIKALIEFTSNHGGDLPTTDEALTEHNIKADIEGREDVLYLDTDVLILAALEDQIHEDNVDQVKARMIVEGANGPITLGADRKLSEDGVLVIPDILANAGGVIVSYFEWLQGRETQFYSEEEVFSLLFKKMKETMDEIYPQFFNDPFALRQNCYIHTVMKLSNILYRHGKLY from the coding sequence ATGAAATTGGCTAGTAAGTATGGAGAAGTTGTACAGGAGTCGTTACATGCACTACTAGAGGATCAATCGTTTTTACCAAATTTCAAGGATGAAGATCGAGAAAATGCGTTCAAATCCCTTGAATCGATTCTCTCAACACCGAACCAAATTCAGAAATCATTTCTCCGCGTTCCTCTCGAGAACGGTAAGATTTTACGAATTCCTGCTTTCCGCGTTCAACACAATAATGCGATAGGACCTTATAAAGGTGGGATTCGCTTTCACGAAACGGTTGAGGAAGATGAAGTGATCAATCTTGCGACGTTAATGACGTTAAAAAATGCGCTTCATGATGTTCCGTTTGGCGGGGGGAAAGGTGGCGTTGTCATTAACCCACGCGAATTTTCGGAAAAAGAACTACATACGATTTCGAAAACGTACGTTCAAAATTTTAGCGATATTTTAGGCCCTGATAAAGACATTCCAGCACCAGATGTTGGAACGGGTGAACGGGAGATGGACTGGATGATGGGTGAATATAAAAGCATACATCCGGGGCGCCCGTATCGCGGAAGTTTTACAGGAAAGAGTCAGGTGAACGGTGGTTCGCTAGGTCGAAGAGAAGCGACAGGAAAAGGCGTTTACTATACGCTTCGCTACATGCTTCATAATTTTGTTAAAGAAAATGAAGAATGGTTTAAGAAAAACGATAATCGCTTTGCCAAAACAGCTCTCGAGCATTCAAAGCGCCCGTTAACGATCGGGATTCAGGGATTTGGAAACGTTGGGTCCGTTGCAGCGCTTGAATCGTATAGTTGCAACTACCTGAACACAAAAGTGGTGGCAGTAAGCGACCGGAACGTTACGCTTTATAATGGTGATGGCCTTGATATAAAAGCACTTATTGAATTCACATCCAATCATGGAGGAGATTTACCAACGACGGATGAAGCGCTGACCGAGCATAACATTAAGGCAGACATTGAAGGTCGTGAAGATGTGCTTTATCTCGATACGGATGTGCTGATTTTGGCAGCGCTTGAAGATCAAATTCATGAGGACAATGTTGATCAAGTAAAAGCGCGCATGATTGTGGAAGGTGCGAACGGCCCAATTACACTTGGAGCGGATCGAAAGCTAAGTGAAGATGGTGTTCTAGTTATTCCAGATATACTTGCGAACGCAGGTGGTGTCATCGTTTCTTATTTCGAATGGCTTCAAGGAAGGGAGACGCAATTTTATAGTGAAGAAGAAGTTTTCTCTCTTCTTTTTAAAAAAATGAAGGAAACGATGGATGAAATATATCCACAGTTTTTCAATGATCCATTTGCGCTCAGACAGAATTGCTACATCCATACGGTGATGAAGCTTTCAAATATTCTTTATCGTCATGGGAAGCTCTACTAA
- a CDS encoding zinc-binding dehydrogenase, with translation MKAVQVIGYGDVDQLEVVEREIPVPKENEVLVKVKACAINNTEIWMREGAYGTGTKSGWRPEGVQFPRTPGSDITGTIVKVGQQVKEGMIGKNVVLFPFTSSGEPGSEHISEDMSFIGSEYDGGYAEYVVWPAELCFDMPLADYTESAVFSVSGMTAWHMVEQIQPKQGETVMVTGANGGVGSLNVQIASRVFGANVIAIVGDLALEDQLKKLGATHVFSYKSDQLAEEILEVNGGPIDSVLDVVGDALFSTSIYVLKKGGKFCTSGSAGGQKTELDFRTLYLKHITLYGSVLGTREEFKRMLEAIADGKITPVIDRTFPLEQAREAQRYFKKAGKLGKIVLLPEE, from the coding sequence ATGAAAGCAGTTCAAGTAATAGGTTATGGTGATGTAGATCAGTTAGAAGTCGTAGAACGGGAGATTCCTGTTCCGAAAGAGAATGAGGTACTCGTTAAGGTAAAAGCATGCGCGATTAATAATACGGAAATTTGGATGCGAGAAGGGGCATATGGAACAGGAACGAAATCAGGATGGCGTCCTGAAGGTGTTCAGTTTCCTAGAACACCAGGATCGGATATTACCGGTACGATTGTGAAAGTCGGTCAACAAGTGAAGGAGGGGATGATCGGAAAGAACGTCGTTCTCTTTCCTTTTACTTCGAGCGGAGAGCCAGGGTCTGAACATATTTCAGAAGATATGTCTTTCATTGGATCAGAATATGACGGAGGATATGCGGAATATGTTGTATGGCCAGCAGAACTCTGTTTTGACATGCCTCTTGCTGACTATACAGAGAGTGCCGTATTCTCTGTTAGTGGGATGACGGCCTGGCATATGGTTGAACAAATTCAGCCTAAGCAGGGCGAGACCGTTATGGTTACAGGAGCAAACGGTGGAGTAGGTTCTCTGAACGTTCAAATAGCGTCTCGTGTATTTGGTGCTAATGTGATCGCGATAGTAGGCGATCTCGCTTTGGAAGATCAGTTGAAGAAGCTTGGGGCAACGCACGTGTTTTCCTACAAATCGGATCAGCTTGCTGAAGAAATACTTGAAGTGAATGGTGGACCGATTGACTCAGTGTTAGATGTTGTTGGAGATGCGTTGTTTTCAACTTCTATTTATGTTTTAAAAAAGGGCGGCAAGTTTTGCACTTCTGGCTCTGCTGGGGGACAGAAAACAGAACTTGATTTTAGAACATTGTATTTGAAGCACATAACGCTCTATGGCTCTGTTCTTGGTACAAGAGAAGAATTTAAACGGATGCTTGAAGCGATAGCTGATGGGAAAATCACACCAGTGATTGACCGAACGTTTCCATTAGAACAAGCGAGAGAGGCTCAACGTTATTTTAAGAAAGCGGGTAAACTAGGAAAAATTGTGCTACTTCCTGAAGAGTAA